One genomic region from Ptychodera flava strain L36383 chromosome 5, AS_Pfla_20210202, whole genome shotgun sequence encodes:
- the LOC139133263 gene encoding uncharacterized protein, with product MKHLLALCLIVVVCGTLTVFGFENVAVGKPASQSSLYTASYPAGAQNAVDGNTDSNWSSKSCTHTLQEQNPWWKVDLQNIYKVDEVVIINRKDCCSERLEGAIVRVGSSSDITSNTQCGNTVTSHEISKSITTTFDCSDGINGRYVSVQLEGRNQFLTLCEVEVYGTLLSENIAVGKRASQSSLYTASYPAGAQNAVDGNTDSNWSSKSCTHTLQQQNSWWKVDLQNTYNVDQVVITNRKDCCSERLEGAVVRVGSSSNIASNTQCGNTVTSYRISKSITMTFDCSDGTNGRYVSVQLEGRNQFLTLCEVEVYGTLLSENIAVGKPASQSSLYTASYPAGAENAVDGNTDSNWPGKSCTHTLQQQNSWWKVDLQNIYNVDQVVITNRKDCCSERLVGAVVRVGSCSDIQRNSQCGNTVTSDHITKSITIPFNCNVGTKGRYVSVQLEGQNNFLTLCEVEVYETLSIVTPPPPPPPPTTTAIATPPPPTATTIPTLEPCEFPASLHNVAQGKPTVQSSDKRRKDSGSENAVDGDFNTNANKGSCSWTEKEYQPWWKVDLGQTYNIYEVVITNREDCCPFRLKNAEIRVGDSENFEDNPTCGMMILGRMVKENPVHVRCGCDTPMQGRYVSVQLIDRTQMLTMCEVEVMVA from the exons atgaaGCATTTGTTGGCTCTTTGCTTGATCGTGGTAGTCTGTGGCACCTTAACGG TCTTTGGGTTCGAAAACGTAGCAGTTGGAAAACCAGCTTCTCAGAGCAGCCTTTACACAGCTTCGTATCCGGCTGGAGCGCAGAATGCCGTTGATGGAAACACAGACAGCAATTGGTCTAGCAAATCATGTACCCACACTCTACAAGAACAAAATCCATGGTGGAAGGTAGATCTTCAGAATATATACAAAGTTGACGAAGTGGTCATTATAAATCGCAAGGACTGCTGCT CGGAACGTCTGGAGGGAGCAATTGTGCGTGTTGGTTCGAGCAGTGACATAACAAGTAACACCCAATGTGGAAACACGGTCACCAGTCACGAAATATCCAAGTCAATCACAACGACTTTCGATTGCAGCGATGGCATAAATGGGCGCTATGTAAGTGTTCAACTTGAAGGACGAAACCAATTTCTTACACTGTGCGAAGTCGAAGTTTACGGAACACTGT TATCAGAAAATATCGCCGTTGGCAAACGGGCTTCACAGAGCAGCCTTTACACAGCTTCGTATCCAGCTGGAGCGCAAAATGCTGTTGATGGAAACACAGACAGCAATTGGTCTAGCAAATCATGTACTCATACTCTGCAGCAGCAAAATTCATGGTGGAAGGTTGATCTGCAGAATACATACAACGTTGATCAGGTGGTCATTACAAACCGCAAGGACTGCTGCT CGGAACGTCTGGAGGGAGCAGTTGTGCGTGTTGGTTCGAGCAGTAACATAGCAAGTAACACCCAATGTGGAAACACGGTCACCAGTTACAGAATATCCAAGTCAATCACAATGACTTTCGATTGCAGCGATGGCACAAATGGGCGCTATGTAAGTGTTCAACTCGAAGGAAGAAATCAGTTCCTTACACTGTGCGAAGTCGAAGTTTATGGAACACTGT TGTCAGAAAATATCGCCGTAGGAAAACCAGCTTCTCAGAGCAGCCTTTACACAGCTTCGTATCCAGCTGGCGCGGAGAATGCTGTTGATGGAAACACAGACAGCAATTGGCCTGGCAAATCATGTACTCATACCCTGCAGCAGCAAAATTCATGGTGGAAGGTTGATCTTCAGAACATATACAACGTTGATCAGGTGGTCATTACAAACCGCAAGGACTGCTGCT CGGAGCGTTTGGTTGGAGCCGTTGTACGTGTTGGTTCATGTAGTGACATTCAAAGGAACAGTCAGTGTGGGAATACGGTCACGAGCGACCACATAACCAAATCGATCACAATACCATTCAATTGCAACGTCGGTACTAAGGGACGCTACGTCAGTGTTCAACTTGAAGGACAAAATAACTTCCTTACACTGTGCGAAGTAGAAGTTTATGAAACCTTGT CCATAGTGAcaccgccaccaccaccaccaccgccaACAACAACAG CAATAGCGACACCGCCGCCACCGACAG caactACGATTCCAACGCTAGAAC CATGTGAGTTTCCTGCCAGTCTTCACAACGTCGCACAGGGCAAGCCAACTGTTCAAAGTTCAGACAAAAGACGGAAAGATTCTGGGTCTGAGAACGCTGTGGATGGAGACTTCAACACCAATGCTAATAAAGGGTCGTGCTCGTGGACAGAGAAGGAGTACCAGCCTTGGTGGAAAGTGGATCTGGGACAAACTTACAACATTTATGAAGTAGTCATCACCAACAGAGAGGATTGTTGCC CTTTCCGGCTGAAGAATGCCGAGATCCGTGTTGGTGATAGTGAAAACTTCGAGGATAATCCAACTTGTGGAATGATGATACTTGGGAGAATGGTCAAGGAAAATCCAGTCCATGTCAGATGTGGTTGTGATACTCCAATGCAAGGGCGATACGTCAGTGTACAGCTGATTGATAGAACGCAGATGCTGACCATGTGTGAGGTTGAAGTAATGGTAGCCTAG